One Pararhizobium sp. IMCC3301 DNA segment encodes these proteins:
- a CDS encoding recombinase family protein yields MKLGYLRVSTEEQRPDRQIDALAPICDALHIEKLSATAKTRPVYEKIIKSLSSGDIFVIWDLDRAYRSAKDALNELDRLRARGIEIQIASIKIDTSTPHGMLIYTFISGLAEFERRLLSERTKQGLMAARKRGVRLGPPVKMTDTQILAAKQKILAREATIAEMAAFNGVHPSTIIRSIRRLEKSRRD; encoded by the coding sequence ATGAAATTAGGATATCTACGCGTCAGCACTGAAGAACAACGGCCAGATCGTCAAATTGATGCACTGGCACCAATTTGTGACGCACTTCACATCGAAAAGCTCTCGGCAACGGCCAAAACCCGTCCTGTTTATGAGAAAATCATCAAATCCCTGAGTTCGGGCGATATCTTCGTGATCTGGGATCTGGATCGCGCCTACCGGTCGGCTAAAGACGCCTTGAATGAGCTTGATCGCCTTCGCGCACGCGGCATAGAGATTCAGATTGCCAGCATTAAGATTGATACCTCTACTCCGCATGGGATGCTGATCTACACTTTTATCAGCGGACTGGCCGAATTCGAGCGCCGTCTGCTTTCTGAGCGTACCAAGCAAGGCCTTATGGCCGCGCGTAAACGCGGGGTTCGCCTTGGCCCGCCGGTCAAGATGACCGATACACAGATACTGGCAGCCAAGCAGAAGATATTGGCCAGAGAGGCGACGATTGCCGAAATGGCCGCCTTCAACGGCGTTCATCCCTCTACGATCATTCGCTCCATCCGGCGGCTGGAGAAAAGCCGCCGTGATTGA
- a CDS encoding amino acid transporter, with product MAFSKRTPVRANTTPVLDRNTKHSFWAALAKVIAVPMIPLLLLMWFGSPALRMSYRWNGDHQASVYSHCLYLNLMSGWEHVDPLYGVNNCPLITFFPFNIVNFIKG from the coding sequence ATGGCGTTCTCAAAACGCACGCCCGTGCGTGCCAACACCACCCCTGTGCTCGATCGCAATACCAAACACTCGTTTTGGGCAGCACTGGCAAAGGTCATCGCCGTTCCCATGATCCCGCTGTTGTTGCTGATGTGGTTTGGCAGCCCTGCGTTGCGCATGAGCTATCGCTGGAATGGTGACCATCAGGCATCGGTTTACTCCCACTGTCTGTATCTCAATCTCATGTCCGGCTGGGAACATGTCGATCCCCTCTACGGCGTGAACAACTGCCCGCTCATTACCTTCTTCCCCTTCAACATTGTCAACTTCATAAAAGGATAG
- a CDS encoding Fic family protein, with the protein MSDTRYCYPPDYTVLINKLDLRDASQLERAERRLVVGRSLEEFPNGDFDLAHLQAIHRHLFQDIYDWAGDIRDTEISKGGSQFQFRQYIETGMADVHRRIRSHAYLKNLSSSAFADIAGEIIGDINYVHPFREGNGRTQMHYLKQLCAEAGHSIDLTLIEKRAWMDASRQAHLGDYQPMSQCIAKTIIPSNQE; encoded by the coding sequence ATGAGCGATACCAGATATTGCTATCCGCCTGACTACACCGTTCTCATAAACAAGCTTGATCTGAGGGATGCCAGTCAACTGGAACGCGCAGAACGCCGTTTGGTGGTCGGGCGCAGTCTTGAAGAATTTCCCAATGGAGATTTTGATCTGGCACATCTGCAGGCCATTCATCGGCATCTGTTCCAGGATATCTATGACTGGGCTGGAGATATCCGCGATACGGAAATTTCAAAGGGCGGCAGTCAATTCCAGTTTCGCCAGTATATCGAAACCGGCATGGCTGATGTGCATCGCCGTATCAGATCCCATGCCTATCTCAAAAATCTGTCATCCTCAGCCTTCGCCGATATTGCTGGTGAGATTATTGGTGACATCAATTATGTGCATCCGTTTCGTGAGGGCAATGGCCGCACCCAGATGCACTATCTCAAACAGTTGTGCGCAGAGGCCGGTCACTCCATTGATCTGACATTGATTGAAAAGCGTGCTTGGATGGATGCGTCCCGGCAAGCACATCTTGGCGACTATCAACCTATGAGCCAATGCATTGCGAAGACGATCATTCCATCCAATCAGGAGTGA
- a CDS encoding ankyrin repeat domain-containing protein, with protein MAYDFYYGFAEENKGNKDFISSLRDLIKQIRHENEEEKTVRDQTIYEQISQINALRKRNELKFSKAFHFEIDRENDRNLRLIKKPQQGYTNTITYSFIGEIRKNRANIVQTALALEFLARFHAEKLRQLFENNFQNSPPDEFWHFLPLPVISKKNTGFNKGKDSHPPSSEPPLYLPEQETLSQDKSNWLDPTVVDALPFVGRDKEMRTLNDFVLKEQGFGVWALSGPSGAGKTRLLNHWLHEFSEKSAFKSDGKRIWNFGFLNQIVKSNWNGDWSTWEPEFSTLIVIDYIHLFTADIRSLFARWGGSANTLPPKKSVRLLLVDHIFPDNLNELRRDPRFGGIIDSHVDLNKKRKLFFNERPLFLQKEQQSETDLQSIICRASDIFQADGEDKSLDKINLKAAIEHLENTEGAWCPLFAALKGYAIAKGELSDAFGNRRDLIDYYLDSSNRLPWKSLPEGMNPDEHGEWIGCLIAAASALRGVSYKKLYAQLPDAVQRDLHKHSDAILAYSCALISKPDTQNIGAFEPDIIGESFFLLVLKKVVGWSVLMDAFIALLCVKEGAKKTEKNAEEFLEFIRRMRRNLAKDTTLDVSREQYRTDLFELLQPALYPKESSMRGAVAVLMTDLFEQNTENDFQHVVSDRLEIEYFQPCARSRISGDLRVALITYWEQVDEEFRLNPDNQSHALSSYLGFEMQAVLQKGLITVANLDAISTIKLLTESGRSEFDVNFADSEGVTALISASLNGHTATVQLLLEKGAEINQATTNVGATALMAASLNGDPATVQLLLEKGAEINQATTDTGMIALFAASESGHTAAVQLLLENGAEINQVTTDTGENSLMAASKHGHRATVQLLLENGADINQATTNIGATSLMLASLNGDPATVQLLLENGAEINQATTDTGWTALLAACASGHTATVQLLLENGADINQATTDTGWTALLAACASGHTATVQLLLENGADINQATTNIGATALMLTCENGHMAIVQLLLNEGAEINLATTDTGWTALMAASLTGDTATVRLLLENGADTNQVRTDTGVTALMIASFNDHTEIARLLFDHGAQINMVDTEGSTALDYAEVEGSKELIALLLRSGANRGSQL; from the coding sequence ATGGCCTATGATTTCTACTACGGTTTTGCTGAAGAAAATAAGGGTAATAAGGATTTTATCAGCAGTCTAAGAGACTTGATTAAACAAATTCGACATGAAAATGAAGAAGAAAAAACGGTCAGGGATCAAACTATTTATGAGCAAATCTCTCAGATAAATGCTTTGAGAAAGCGGAATGAATTAAAGTTTAGTAAAGCATTTCACTTTGAGATTGATCGTGAAAATGACAGAAATTTGCGGCTTATTAAGAAACCTCAACAAGGTTATACGAATACGATAACTTATAGTTTTATAGGTGAAATAAGAAAAAATCGGGCGAATATAGTCCAAACAGCGCTTGCATTGGAGTTTTTGGCTCGCTTTCACGCAGAAAAACTACGTCAGTTGTTTGAGAACAATTTCCAAAATTCTCCTCCCGATGAATTTTGGCACTTTCTTCCGCTCCCTGTCATTTCGAAAAAAAACACAGGTTTTAACAAAGGCAAGGATTCTCATCCACCATCCTCTGAACCACCTCTATACCTGCCAGAACAAGAAACCTTAAGCCAAGACAAATCCAACTGGCTTGATCCGACTGTTGTTGATGCGCTTCCGTTCGTTGGGCGGGATAAAGAAATGAGAACACTCAATGACTTTGTTCTCAAAGAGCAGGGTTTCGGTGTTTGGGCGTTGTCCGGTCCATCAGGTGCTGGAAAAACCCGCTTGCTTAACCACTGGCTACATGAATTCTCTGAGAAGAGCGCTTTCAAATCTGATGGAAAGCGTATTTGGAATTTTGGTTTCCTAAATCAAATTGTCAAAAGCAATTGGAACGGTGATTGGAGTACTTGGGAACCTGAGTTTTCGACACTGATTGTGATTGACTACATTCATCTGTTCACAGCTGATATTCGGTCCCTCTTTGCACGCTGGGGCGGATCTGCGAATACTCTACCCCCGAAAAAATCCGTCAGGCTGTTATTGGTTGATCACATCTTCCCGGACAATCTAAATGAGCTAAGACGCGATCCACGATTTGGCGGTATCATTGATAGTCACGTTGACCTCAATAAAAAGCGAAAGCTTTTTTTCAATGAACGACCGCTTTTTCTGCAAAAAGAGCAGCAATCTGAGACTGATCTTCAATCGATTATCTGTCGTGCCTCCGACATATTCCAAGCGGACGGTGAAGATAAATCGCTCGATAAAATTAATCTCAAGGCAGCAATAGAACATTTGGAAAATACTGAGGGTGCGTGGTGCCCGCTTTTCGCAGCACTCAAGGGGTACGCCATCGCCAAAGGAGAATTGTCAGATGCGTTTGGCAACAGACGCGATTTGATAGATTATTACCTGGATTCATCGAACCGCTTGCCGTGGAAAAGCCTTCCGGAAGGCATGAATCCGGACGAACACGGAGAGTGGATTGGATGTCTGATTGCTGCTGCTAGTGCGTTACGTGGCGTAAGCTATAAAAAACTCTATGCGCAATTGCCTGATGCCGTGCAACGGGATTTACACAAACACTCTGATGCCATCCTAGCCTATTCGTGTGCGCTAATATCTAAACCTGACACGCAAAATATAGGTGCCTTTGAGCCCGATATTATTGGCGAGTCTTTTTTTCTACTGGTGCTGAAGAAGGTTGTTGGCTGGTCGGTTTTGATGGATGCCTTCATCGCATTGCTCTGCGTGAAAGAAGGCGCAAAAAAAACTGAAAAGAATGCCGAAGAATTTCTGGAGTTTATACGTCGGATGCGGCGCAATCTCGCAAAAGACACGACGCTAGACGTATCTAGAGAGCAATACAGAACCGATCTGTTTGAGTTACTACAGCCGGCTCTTTATCCAAAAGAGTCTTCAATGCGAGGTGCTGTTGCTGTCTTAATGACCGATCTATTTGAGCAAAATACTGAAAACGACTTCCAGCATGTGGTGAGTGATCGGTTGGAAATTGAATATTTTCAACCGTGTGCGCGTAGCAGAATTTCTGGAGATTTGCGAGTAGCGTTGATTACCTACTGGGAACAGGTAGATGAGGAATTTCGGTTAAATCCTGACAATCAAAGTCATGCCCTGAGCTCGTATTTGGGGTTTGAAATGCAAGCTGTTTTGCAGAAAGGGTTAATCACAGTAGCTAATTTGGATGCTATATCCACCATCAAATTGCTGACGGAAAGCGGTAGGTCAGAATTCGATGTTAATTTTGCTGATAGTGAAGGCGTAACCGCACTGATATCCGCCAGTTTGAATGGTCATACGGCAACCGTCCAATTGCTGTTGGAAAAGGGAGCTGAGATCAATCAGGCCACAACCAACGTCGGCGCAACTGCGCTGATGGCGGCCAGTTTGAATGGTGATCCGGCAACCGTCCAATTGCTTCTGGAAAAGGGAGCTGAGATCAATCAGGCGACAACCGACACTGGCATGATCGCGCTGTTCGCCGCCAGTGAGAGTGGTCATACGGCAGCTGTCCAATTGCTTCTGGAAAATGGAGCTGAGATTAATCAGGTGACAACCGACACCGGCGAGAACTCGTTGATGGCGGCCAGTAAGCATGGCCATAGGGCAACCGTTCAGTTGCTGCTGGAAAATGGAGCTGACATCAATCAGGCGACAACCAACATCGGCGCAACCTCGCTGATGTTGGCCAGTTTGAATGGTGATCCGGCAACCGTCCAATTGCTTCTGGAAAATGGAGCTGAGATCAATCAGGCGACAACCGACACTGGCTGGACCGCACTGTTGGCCGCCTGTGCGAGTGGTCATACGGCAACCGTACAATTGCTTTTGGAAAATGGAGCGGACATCAATCAGGCGACAACCGACACTGGCTGGACCGCACTGTTGGCCGCCTGTGCGAGTGGTCATACGGCAACCGTACAATTGCTTTTGGAAAATGGAGCGGACATCAATCAGGCGACAACCAACATCGGCGCGACCGCCCTGATGTTGACCTGTGAGAATGGCCATATGGCAATAGTGCAACTGCTGTTGAATGAGGGAGCCGAGATCAATCTGGCGACAACCGACACTGGCTGGACCGCGCTGATGGCCGCCAGTTTGACTGGTGACACGGCAACCGTACGATTGCTGCTAGAAAACGGAGCTGATACCAATCAGGTCAGAACCGACACTGGCGTGACCGCGCTGATGATTGCCAGTTTCAATGACCACACAGAAATAGCGCGCCTCCTATTTGATCATGGTGCTCAAATAAATATGGTCGATACAGAAGGTAGCACTGCATTAGACTATGCAGAGGTGGAAGGAAGCAAGGAGCTCATTGCTTTACTTCTCAGGTCAGGCGCGAACCGTGGTTCACAGCTTTAG
- a CDS encoding type IV secretory system conjugative DNA transfer family protein gives MQKTSRATAQIRLSTLTNRSRSTETMSQQTVQSPWGQALLSLILYLIYRFFNSIDAEPLYLWLFGSATLLCVFLTIKGLIGSFRWLRLIKSMKVPTGIYGQTKFPTASNAEDIGLRFSNEDGDGIPLASVDGKIIYWHGRGHMSVRAPTDSGKTESSAANICFALGSHRNIICTAKGAELAWLCGPYRKSIGQNIIFINPWRLMNKNGLPFHDFNPVGHLVKYAERRDPELIDKARSIANILSPEPENGSGDNKIFRTQACDILTWCLVYLAILEAETGELCCNLPYLYNVLCGSNEDLMEFFSQMQTCYEFGGTIRRAAGRFHGKMQRSPKSAESFLTQAQDALQLYDPAGMLGRSMEYSDFDPVDLKRPDKPTTIFIIIPPEKSLTHGSFAGLCLNALIDICIEADSFEPRVTVVADEFANLSEGKLPAILPALFVGRSRGLQLITYVQDTESYSRYGKEASAFTTQAEVVLAWGIRSTKDAEDYSKRSPQKSIMAESGNIPISDDAGSDGKYSLGLSEKGIAYLRADEFMSLPDYTAVIFYKQNTPLIAKLFSYRMVEPWCHHATPVPGSPPLSELPVTLKA, from the coding sequence TTGCAAAAGACCAGCAGGGCCACAGCGCAGATCAGACTCAGCACGCTCACGAACAGGAGCAGGAGCACTGAGACTATGTCTCAGCAAACTGTTCAATCACCATGGGGTCAGGCTCTCTTAAGTCTGATCCTCTATCTGATCTACCGGTTTTTCAACTCAATAGATGCAGAACCGCTTTATCTTTGGCTATTTGGTAGCGCGACGCTTTTGTGTGTGTTTCTGACAATTAAGGGCTTGATCGGATCATTTCGCTGGTTGCGCCTGATCAAGTCCATGAAAGTTCCAACCGGGATATATGGACAGACGAAATTTCCAACGGCGAGCAATGCCGAAGACATTGGTCTGCGTTTTTCAAACGAAGATGGCGACGGAATTCCGCTGGCATCTGTCGATGGCAAAATCATTTACTGGCATGGGCGTGGTCATATGTCTGTGCGCGCTCCAACGGATTCAGGCAAGACGGAATCGAGTGCCGCAAATATCTGCTTTGCGCTTGGCAGTCACCGAAACATCATTTGTACTGCCAAGGGTGCCGAGCTTGCGTGGCTGTGCGGCCCTTACCGGAAATCAATTGGTCAAAATATTATCTTCATCAATCCATGGCGTTTGATGAACAAAAACGGCCTTCCGTTTCATGATTTCAACCCGGTCGGCCATTTAGTCAAATATGCCGAACGCCGAGACCCTGAACTGATCGACAAGGCCCGGAGCATCGCCAATATCTTGTCACCAGAACCAGAAAATGGTTCTGGTGACAACAAGATTTTCCGAACCCAGGCTTGCGATATATTGACCTGGTGTCTGGTCTATCTCGCAATTCTCGAGGCCGAGACCGGAGAACTGTGTTGTAATTTGCCGTACCTTTACAATGTGCTCTGCGGCTCAAATGAAGATCTGATGGAATTCTTCTCCCAGATGCAGACCTGTTATGAATTTGGTGGCACAATCAGACGCGCTGCGGGTCGGTTCCACGGTAAGATGCAGCGTTCGCCCAAATCTGCTGAATCATTTTTGACCCAGGCTCAGGATGCTCTGCAGCTATACGATCCTGCTGGAATGTTGGGCCGCTCAATGGAGTATTCCGATTTCGATCCGGTGGACTTGAAACGACCAGACAAACCCACCACTATCTTTATTATCATCCCACCAGAGAAGTCCCTGACCCACGGCAGCTTTGCAGGCCTGTGCCTCAATGCACTGATTGATATCTGCATTGAGGCTGACAGTTTTGAGCCAAGGGTCACAGTAGTGGCCGACGAATTTGCGAATTTATCAGAGGGCAAGTTACCAGCAATTCTGCCCGCTCTTTTTGTGGGGCGCTCTCGCGGTCTGCAACTGATCACATATGTGCAGGATACAGAATCCTATTCGCGATATGGCAAGGAAGCCAGCGCATTCACAACCCAGGCCGAAGTGGTTCTGGCTTGGGGTATCCGGTCGACCAAGGACGCGGAAGATTATTCCAAACGCTCACCGCAAAAGAGCATCATGGCAGAGAGCGGTAACATTCCAATTTCCGATGATGCTGGCAGCGATGGCAAATATTCTCTTGGATTATCTGAGAAAGGCATCGCCTATCTACGGGCCGACGAATTCATGAGCCTGCCCGACTATACAGCGGTAATTTTCTACAAACAAAATACGCCGCTGATTGCAAAACTCTTCTCTTATCGCATGGTTGAGCCTTGGTGCCATCACGCAACGCCAGTGCCAGGCTCGCCTCCTTTGAGCGAGCTGCCTGTCACGCTCAAGGCCTGA
- the traA gene encoding Ti-type conjugative transfer relaxase TraA, whose translation MILKGSERGNARQLADHLLNVMDNDHVDVHRLQGFIANDVHGAFEEIHAISKATNCKKFLFSLSLSPPSNEMVRVEDFEAVIDQAMERLGLADQPHVIIFHEKNGRRHAHLVVSRIDTKKLRAITLSFYKERLNALGREIYLSHGWDMPDGFTDRIINDPLNFGLEEWQTSKRAKRDPKALKSIMRDCWARSDDQVSFEAALKEQGFWLARGDKRSFVAIDHKGTIYSLSRWLGVKPQELKTRLGTPGALPSIEERLTEISATFDGAQGDKAEAAETNYADQMDGLQQQRQRIVERQRLERLDLKSIQQSRRIEEAKARSLKLNTGIRGLWDRLTGNHQKFIAENKAILESTAARDRLEQQELIEGHKGERQQLQTHIDRLSKHQEIGRADLAAKIGSACHNPDIADIAKRIHEKPETLLDIITKEKSVFSEKDIESYLGKYIPDMVDRQATKSAIMNSAHLVGLTDGENRQTNIRYSTHDQVNLEHGMVHTVKIMADSDKHAVHPRLIAEAIKHQNTQLKKTVRGSLSDEQSEAISHITGKEQISAIVGLAGSGKSTMLAAAKDAWEAQGYRVLGAALAGKAADGLQNASGIKSRTLASYEMSWRNGRHELSENDVLVIDEAGMIGSRQMARFVAHAKSKGAKLVLVGDPAQLQAIGAGAPFRTISERIGFAELEHIRRQRVDWQCEASLNLARGSVAEALHSYDTHAAITFTQNSDNAIAELVEDYMADCDFGETSATRIALTHRRADVKTINESIRQRWKDRGKLANETIIETENGTRSFASGDRILFTQNEHALGVKNGTLGTLLHMDGDKLTIRLDDQEKNSNARSISINLHDYAALDHGYATTIHKSQGCTVDSAFVLAAPSMDRNLTYVALSRHRESAKLYAGHDAFKDMRALTRKLARKREKEMTLDYQVEERRHEKFHTELSNNRGHLQPEMC comes from the coding sequence ATGATTTTAAAAGGTTCCGAACGCGGTAATGCCCGCCAGTTAGCAGACCATCTTTTGAACGTGATGGATAATGATCATGTGGATGTGCATCGCCTTCAAGGTTTTATCGCCAATGATGTGCATGGGGCATTTGAAGAAATTCATGCCATTAGTAAAGCGACGAACTGCAAGAAATTTCTGTTCTCCCTGTCCCTGTCGCCACCCTCCAACGAAATGGTGAGGGTTGAGGATTTTGAAGCGGTGATAGATCAGGCAATGGAACGGTTGGGACTGGCAGATCAGCCTCACGTAATCATTTTTCATGAGAAGAACGGCAGACGACATGCCCATCTGGTTGTATCTCGCATTGATACAAAAAAGCTGAGGGCCATCACTCTATCGTTCTATAAGGAGCGGCTAAATGCCTTGGGCAGAGAAATCTATCTATCTCATGGGTGGGATATGCCGGATGGGTTCACCGATCGTATCATCAACGATCCTTTGAATTTCGGGCTGGAGGAATGGCAAACGTCCAAGCGTGCCAAACGCGACCCAAAAGCCCTTAAATCAATAATGCGCGATTGTTGGGCACGGTCGGATGATCAGGTATCTTTTGAAGCCGCCTTGAAAGAACAAGGCTTTTGGTTAGCACGCGGTGACAAGCGCAGTTTTGTAGCGATTGACCACAAAGGCACTATCTATTCTCTCTCCCGATGGTTGGGCGTTAAACCCCAGGAGCTAAAAACCCGCCTTGGTACACCAGGTGCGCTGCCTTCCATTGAAGAGCGGTTGACAGAAATCAGTGCCACATTTGATGGCGCACAGGGCGATAAAGCGGAAGCCGCCGAAACCAATTATGCCGATCAGATGGATGGCTTGCAGCAACAACGCCAACGGATTGTTGAACGCCAACGATTAGAACGGCTCGATCTTAAATCCATACAACAATCGCGGCGGATAGAAGAAGCCAAGGCCCGTAGCCTGAAACTGAACACGGGTATTCGCGGTCTGTGGGATCGTCTAACTGGAAATCATCAAAAGTTCATTGCTGAGAACAAAGCCATTCTTGAAAGCACCGCCGCGCGTGATCGTTTGGAACAACAAGAACTTATTGAAGGTCACAAGGGTGAAAGACAACAGCTACAGACGCATATCGACCGCCTATCGAAGCATCAGGAAATTGGTCGGGCTGACTTAGCCGCAAAAATTGGCTCTGCGTGTCACAATCCCGATATTGCCGACATAGCAAAACGTATTCATGAAAAGCCTGAAACGCTGCTGGATATCATCACCAAGGAAAAAAGTGTCTTCAGCGAAAAAGACATTGAGAGTTACTTGGGCAAATACATTCCAGATATGGTTGATCGGCAGGCGACCAAATCCGCCATTATGAACTCCGCTCATCTTGTTGGCCTGACAGATGGCGAAAACAGACAAACAAATATCCGTTATTCAACCCACGATCAGGTCAACCTGGAACACGGAATGGTGCACACAGTCAAAATTATGGCCGACAGCGACAAGCATGCGGTTCACCCGCGGCTGATTGCCGAAGCCATCAAACACCAAAACACACAGCTTAAAAAAACGGTCAGGGGATCACTCAGTGATGAGCAGAGTGAAGCAATCAGCCATATCACAGGCAAAGAACAAATTTCTGCAATTGTTGGCCTGGCTGGTTCTGGTAAAAGCACCATGCTTGCAGCGGCAAAGGACGCATGGGAAGCTCAGGGATATCGTGTGTTAGGGGCGGCGCTTGCGGGAAAGGCTGCTGATGGCCTCCAAAATGCCTCCGGCATCAAAAGTCGCACGCTTGCTTCTTATGAAATGAGTTGGCGCAATGGGCGTCATGAGCTTAGCGAAAACGATGTTCTTGTTATAGATGAAGCAGGGATGATTGGGTCACGACAAATGGCGCGATTTGTCGCCCATGCCAAATCAAAAGGCGCGAAACTTGTACTTGTTGGTGATCCGGCTCAGCTTCAAGCTATTGGTGCCGGTGCGCCTTTTCGCACCATTTCTGAACGCATCGGCTTTGCTGAACTCGAACATATACGCAGACAACGCGTTGACTGGCAGTGTGAAGCTTCACTGAATTTAGCCCGTGGTTCGGTGGCGGAAGCGTTGCATTCTTATGATACCCACGCCGCTATTACATTCACGCAAAACAGCGACAATGCCATTGCTGAATTAGTGGAAGACTATATGGCGGATTGTGATTTTGGCGAGACTTCTGCAACACGCATTGCGCTGACGCATCGCCGGGCTGATGTAAAAACGATCAATGAGTCAATTCGCCAGCGTTGGAAAGATCGGGGTAAACTTGCGAATGAAACAATCATTGAAACCGAAAATGGCACACGTAGCTTTGCCAGTGGTGATCGCATTCTCTTCACGCAAAATGAGCATGCTCTGGGCGTAAAAAATGGCACGCTCGGCACGCTTTTGCACATGGATGGTGACAAACTGACAATTCGACTTGATGATCAGGAAAAGAATTCAAATGCCAGATCAATTAGTATAAATCTGCATGACTATGCCGCCCTTGATCATGGTTATGCCACCACCATCCACAAAAGCCAGGGCTGTACGGTCGACAGTGCTTTCGTTCTCGCAGCACCCAGCATGGATAGAAATCTCACCTATGTCGCTCTTTCACGCCATAGGGAGAGCGCAAAACTTTATGCGGGACATGACGCATTCAAAGACATGCGTGCCTTGACGCGAAAACTGGCAAGAAAACGAGAAAAAGAAATGACGCTGGACTATCAAGTGGAAGAGCGCCGACACGAAAAATTCCACACGGAACTGTCCAATAATCGCGGTCATTTGCAACCGGAAATGTGTTAA